Proteins co-encoded in one Astyanax mexicanus isolate ESR-SI-001 chromosome 1, AstMex3_surface, whole genome shotgun sequence genomic window:
- the LOC103043917 gene encoding gamma-crystallin M2, with protein MMGKIIFYEERNFQGRSYECSSDCSDMSSYLSRCNSCRVERGCFMVYDRPNYTGNQYFIRRGDYNDYMRNWGMSDSIRSCRMIPLYRGAYRIRIYERENFIGQMMEMSDDCESIMDRYNWSNGCMSCHVMDGHWLMYEEPHFRGRMWYFRPGEYRSFRELAMPGMRFMSMRRILDSWH; from the exons ATGATGGGCAAG ATCATATTCTACGAGGAAAGGAACTTCCAAGGACGTTCCTATGAGTGCAGCAGTGACTGCTCCGACATGTCCTCCTACCTGAGCCGCTGCAACTCGTGCAGGGTGGAGAGAGGCTGCTTCATGGTGTATGACCGCCCCAACTACACAGGCAACCAGTATTTCATCAGGAGGGGCGACTACAACGACTACATGCGTAACTGGGGAATGAGCGATTCCATCAGATCTTGCCGCATGATCCCACTG TACAGAGGAGCCTACAGAATCAGGATCTACGAACGTGAGAACTTCATTGGCCAGATGATGGAGATGTCTGATGACTGTGAGTCCATCATGGACCGTTACAACTGGTCCAACGGCTGCATGTCCTGCCACGTGATGGATGGCCACTGGCTGATGTATGAGGAGCCCCACTTCAGAGGCAGGATGTGGTACTTCAGGCCTGGGGAGTACAGGAGCTTCAGGGAGCTGGCCATGCCTGGCATGAGGTTCATGAGCATGAGGCGTATCCTGGACTCCTGGCATTAA